In Paroedura picta isolate Pp20150507F chromosome 12, Ppicta_v3.0, whole genome shotgun sequence, one DNA window encodes the following:
- the CXCR5 gene encoding LOW QUALITY PROTEIN: C-X-C chemokine receptor type 5 (The sequence of the model RefSeq protein was modified relative to this genomic sequence to represent the inferred CDS: inserted 1 base in 1 codon) — MGEAAPQRMEELAILGDLPWNYSASENISSYDEDYLCSETPDGAWHPLKQLFMPSVYLLIFLTGGLGNIVVLVILQRYRHAHTSTEQFLLHLALANLLLVLTFPFGVAQCLAGWVFGAALCKVLSAIHRINFYSSSLLLGCVSVDRYLAIVYAVRTFRKRRHLSIHLTCLGVWLFSFLLTLPDLVFTEVWQDGTNTSICHFQKDGIHGSNAWLATRFLYHIVGFFLPSGVMCYCYTAIVRVLCRSQRLQRQKAVKVAILVTGVFLLCWSPYHVVIFLDTLTKLEASGCGMPWLGTATMVTEMVGYSHCCLNPLLYAFVGVRFRHDACRLLHDLGCLRHAVLQDLLGTWRTESTTETENTLXTARQPSTPGALSL, encoded by the exons ATGGGAGAGGCTGCACCTCAGAGAATGGAGGAGTTGGCCATCCTCGGGGACTTG ccctggaattacagtgccTCCGAGAACATCTCCAGCTACGACGAGGACTACCTGTGCTCGGAGACCCCGGACGGCGCCTGGCACCCACTCAAGCAGCTCTTCATGCCTTCGGTCTACCTGCTGATCTTCCTGACGGGGGGGCTGGGCAACATCGTGGTGCTGGTGATTCTGCAGCGCTACCGCCACGCCCACACCTCCACGGagcagttcctcctccacctgGCCTTGGCCAACCTCCTGCTGGTGCTCACCTTCCCCTTCGGGGTGGCACAGTGCCTGGCAGGCTGGGTGTTTGGGGCCGCCCTGTGCAAAGTGCTCAGTGCCATCCACAGAATCAACTTCTACAGCAGCAGTCTGCTGCTGGGCTGCGTCAGCGTGGATCGCTACCTGGCCATCGTGTATGCGGTGAGGACCTTCCGGAAGCGGCGGCACCTGTCCATCCACTTGACGTGCCTGGGGGTCtggctcttctccttcctgctgACGCTGCCGGACTTGGTCTTCACGGAGGTCTGGCAAGACGGCACCAACACCAGCATCTGCCACTTCCAGAAGGACGGGATCCACGGCAGCAATGCCTGGCTGGCCACACGCTTCCTCTACCACATTGTGGGCTTCTTCCTGCCCTCAGGAGTCATGTGCTACTGCTACACAGCCATCGTGCGGGTCCTGTGCCGCTCCCAGCGCCTGCAGCGGCAGAAAGCcgtcaaagtggccattttggtCACAGGCGTCTTCCTGCTATGCTGGAGCCCGTACCATGTGGTCATTTTCCTGGACACACTCACCAAACTGGAGGCCAGTGGCTGTGGCATGCCCTGGCTGGGCACCGCCACAATGGTGACAGAGATGGTTGGCTACAGCCACTGCTGCCTCAACCCCCTCCTCTATGCTTTTGTGGGGGTCCGCTTCCGCCACGATGCTTGCCGCCTCCTGCACGACCTGGGCTGCCTGAGAcatgcagttctgcaggacctcctGGGCACCTGGAGGACGGAGAGCACCACCGAGACAGAGAACACCC GCACAGCTCGGCAGCCCTCCACTCCAGGCGCCCTGAGCCTCTAG